Proteins encoded together in one Gemmatimonadaceae bacterium window:
- the mrdA gene encoding penicillin-binding protein 2, whose product MSYHPNSVLRRARVARVLLVAAFVALAGAFFRAQVLQNEEYVLQSESNRLREVPLPGARGTIYDRNGQIIAENLPGYTVSILSPTEDSLRSALRTLSKVIPIDSSQQDLVVRRFRRTKPRPTVIFNDASFQVVSVLEERRIEFPGLIIQSSPKRYYPDGEAMAALVGYTGEISEDELANDRYAGYKAGQQVGKQGIEKQYEAQLRGREGRRFVEVDAKNRVVRDNGVRPEEQPEAPPPLRTNIDLDLQRFAHDYFGDSLRGAVVALDPQTGGVLALYSAPSYDVNEYIGGASASFINALRENPHRPMVNRALSGRYAPASTFKLATAAMGLQMGLVTMDSRMEQPCTGSYYYGRQFKCWDHKGHGDITLAQAIAKSCDVYFYQLGLKIGLAKLLAGGVKLGFGDSTGVDLPNERKPTWPDGVAYFDKKYGPRGWNKSVVLSLAIGQADDAQTPLSMARFYTALATDGAAATPQIVARTPERKQILNLKPEQLQGLQDALADVVSRGTAAGAQIKGLTIAGKTGTAQVGGQKDNAWFVGYAPADKPKIVLAVLIEEGLHGSAAAKVATKLMERFLKVRLSMTTVTND is encoded by the coding sequence GTGAGCTACCATCCGAATTCCGTCCTTCGGCGCGCTCGGGTAGCCCGGGTGCTGCTGGTCGCCGCCTTCGTGGCCCTGGCCGGGGCGTTCTTCCGCGCGCAGGTACTGCAGAACGAAGAATACGTGCTGCAGTCGGAGTCGAACCGTTTGCGCGAGGTACCACTCCCGGGCGCGCGCGGCACGATCTACGATCGCAACGGCCAGATCATCGCCGAGAATCTGCCGGGGTACACCGTTTCGATTCTGAGCCCGACTGAGGACTCGCTGCGCAGCGCCCTGCGCACGCTGTCCAAGGTGATTCCGATCGATTCCTCGCAGCAGGATCTGGTGGTGCGACGGTTTCGGCGCACGAAGCCGCGCCCCACGGTGATCTTCAACGATGCGAGCTTCCAGGTCGTCTCGGTCCTCGAGGAACGGCGTATCGAGTTCCCCGGGCTCATCATTCAGAGCTCGCCCAAGCGCTACTATCCCGATGGCGAGGCCATGGCGGCCCTGGTTGGGTATACCGGCGAAATCTCGGAAGACGAGTTGGCGAACGACCGCTACGCGGGCTACAAGGCGGGGCAGCAGGTCGGCAAGCAGGGGATCGAGAAGCAGTACGAAGCCCAGTTGCGCGGGCGGGAAGGGCGTCGCTTCGTGGAGGTCGATGCCAAGAATCGTGTGGTGCGCGACAATGGCGTGCGCCCCGAGGAGCAGCCGGAAGCGCCCCCACCGCTCCGCACGAACATCGATCTGGATCTGCAGCGTTTCGCGCACGACTACTTTGGCGACTCGCTCCGCGGCGCCGTGGTGGCGCTCGACCCGCAGACCGGTGGCGTGCTCGCGCTCTATAGCGCGCCCAGCTACGACGTGAACGAGTACATCGGCGGCGCGTCCGCGTCGTTCATCAATGCGCTGCGCGAAAATCCGCATCGGCCCATGGTGAACCGCGCGCTGAGTGGCCGGTATGCGCCGGCGTCCACGTTCAAGCTGGCGACGGCGGCGATGGGGCTCCAGATGGGGCTGGTCACGATGGACTCGCGGATGGAACAGCCCTGCACGGGCTCGTACTACTACGGCCGCCAGTTCAAATGCTGGGACCACAAGGGCCACGGCGACATCACGCTCGCGCAGGCGATCGCCAAGTCGTGCGACGTGTACTTCTACCAGCTCGGGCTCAAGATCGGACTCGCCAAGCTGCTCGCCGGCGGCGTGAAGCTGGGCTTTGGTGACAGCACCGGGGTGGACCTCCCGAACGAACGCAAACCGACCTGGCCCGACGGTGTGGCGTACTTCGACAAGAAGTACGGGCCGCGCGGATGGAACAAGTCGGTCGTTCTGAGTCTCGCGATCGGCCAGGCCGATGATGCGCAGACGCCGCTCAGCATGGCCCGCTTCTACACGGCCCTCGCTACCGATGGCGCGGCCGCCACGCCGCAGATCGTGGCGCGGACCCCGGAGCGCAAGCAGATCCTCAACCTCAAGCCCGAGCAGTTGCAGGGGCTGCAGGATGCGCTCGCGGATGTGGTGTCCCGCGGTACGGCGGCGGGGGCCCAGATCAAGGGGCTCACCATCGCCGGCAAGACCGGCACCGCGCAGGTCGGCGGCCAGAAGGACAACGCCTGGTTTGTGGGCTATGCGCCGGCGGACAAGCCGAAGATCGTGCTGGCGGTGCTGATCGAAGAGGGGTTGCATGGCTCGGCGGCGGCGAAGGTCGCCACCAAGCTGATGGAGCGATTCCTGAAGGTTCGGTTGTCCATGACGACTGTCACCAACGACTGA
- the mreD gene encoding rod shape-determining protein MreD — protein sequence MRRQPTAPSGIGSAVRAWLGFGLLLVAHFAVRPLFTGPVAVDFALIALLFAAVRMRSGFAAVTGFLLGIALDALAPGSFGAATLVLTLLGFGASWLKAVFFADNLSLTALFLFGGKWLFDVAMTLLVGTKGGASMLVTLLLWSPLSAAATALVALLLLTLFRPLYRPAVT from the coding sequence ATGCGTCGGCAACCCACGGCCCCGTCGGGAATCGGCAGCGCGGTGCGGGCGTGGCTCGGCTTCGGGCTGCTCCTCGTCGCGCATTTCGCCGTGCGCCCGCTGTTCACCGGGCCGGTGGCGGTGGACTTCGCGCTGATCGCGCTCCTGTTCGCCGCGGTGCGGATGCGCTCCGGGTTCGCGGCGGTCACCGGTTTTCTTCTCGGAATCGCGCTGGATGCGTTGGCACCCGGCAGTTTCGGCGCGGCCACGCTGGTGCTCACGCTGCTGGGCTTCGGCGCGTCCTGGCTCAAGGCGGTGTTCTTCGCCGACAATCTGTCGCTGACGGCGTTGTTCCTCTTTGGGGGCAAGTGGCTGTTCGACGTGGCGATGACGCTGCTGGTCGGCACCAAAGGCGGTGCGTCGATGCTGGTGACGCTGTTGCTCTGGTCTCCGCTGTCGGCGGCGGCCACAGCGCTGGTGGCGCTGCTGCTGCTCACGCTGTTCCGTCCGCTGTATCGCCCCGCGGTGACCTGA
- a CDS encoding rod shape-determining protein MreC, translated as MARRARGEGRLDTALVVACVALAILALIAPRRSREQLASTLRTRVLAPLVTLEGQAATVRAAVTSRNAVLMARGRGAIDTLSVRAVADENATLRKLLGLAARLQDGFVPAELLPAPGGDEFTIALTAGAQTGIAPFQPVVTADGLVGMVESVDATTSYAITWAHPDFRVSAMSVDQNAFGIVQPHLGSGAERWLLEMRGVPFRAKLDSGTLVVSSGLGATYPRGIPIGTVLGEITTPEKWARTYLLKPSVLPEAIGPVLVMLPARAQRGVNGVWTTVAAADSAARAVAQAGDSLARKAAFDELAARRAALDAQAADSLAAADTIGGGLGNRPPVKADSVRPVVKPPVSAPAAPRRDSIKPPVRPGPPPAPELR; from the coding sequence GTGGCCCGTCGCGCACGTGGTGAGGGACGCCTCGACACCGCGCTCGTGGTCGCGTGTGTCGCCCTCGCAATCCTGGCCCTGATTGCCCCGCGCAGATCGCGCGAACAGCTCGCGAGCACGTTGCGCACGCGCGTGCTCGCTCCGCTGGTGACACTGGAAGGTCAGGCGGCCACCGTCCGCGCCGCCGTCACGTCCCGCAATGCCGTGCTCATGGCGCGCGGTCGCGGCGCCATCGACACGCTCAGTGTGCGCGCGGTTGCCGATGAGAACGCGACGCTGCGCAAGCTGCTGGGGCTCGCAGCGCGCCTGCAGGATGGCTTCGTGCCCGCCGAGCTGTTGCCCGCGCCGGGGGGTGATGAGTTCACCATCGCGTTGACAGCGGGCGCGCAGACCGGCATTGCGCCATTTCAGCCGGTGGTGACCGCCGATGGGCTCGTGGGGATGGTCGAGAGTGTGGATGCGACGACCAGCTACGCCATCACCTGGGCGCACCCCGACTTTCGCGTCAGCGCGATGAGCGTGGACCAGAATGCGTTCGGCATCGTGCAACCGCATCTCGGGAGCGGCGCCGAACGGTGGCTGCTGGAGATGCGCGGCGTCCCGTTCCGGGCCAAACTCGACAGCGGCACCCTGGTCGTGAGCTCGGGGCTGGGGGCGACGTATCCACGCGGCATTCCGATCGGGACCGTGCTCGGGGAGATCACCACGCCGGAGAAGTGGGCGCGCACCTATCTGCTCAAGCCGTCGGTGCTGCCGGAGGCGATTGGCCCGGTGCTGGTCATGCTGCCCGCGCGGGCGCAGCGTGGGGTGAACGGCGTGTGGACCACTGTCGCTGCGGCCGACAGTGCTGCGCGCGCCGTCGCGCAGGCGGGCGATTCGCTCGCCCGCAAGGCGGCCTTCGACGAACTCGCGGCCCGACGCGCCGCGCTCGACGCGCAGGCGGCGGACAGCCTCGCCGCGGCCGATACGATTGGCGGTGGGCTGGGGAACCGTCCCCCGGTGAAGGCCGACAGTGTGCGGCCCGTGGTGAAGCCGCCGGTTTCCGCACCGGCGGCCCCCCGGCGTGACTCGATCAAACCCCCGGTTCGGCCGGGCCCACCGCCAGCGCCGGAGCTGCGGTGA
- a CDS encoding rod shape-determining protein, which yields MFWPFSKSNSFFPANAIAVDLGTANTLIYVKGEGIVLNEPSVVALDRETKKIKGVGLEAKRMLGRTPDGIMAVRPMKDGVIADFDVTEKMLRYFLTLVIDKHVFKVKPRVIVCVPSGITEVEKRAVRDSALGAGAKEVFMVTEPMAAAIGVGLPVESPTGNMVIDIGGGTTEIAVIALSGIVSDTSIRTGGDELDISIVQFMRKNYNLLIGEPTAEQIKIQIGSAYPVGEEREMEVKGRDLVSGIPKTVRVHSSEIREAVQEPIQQIVDAVRRALETTPPELASDIVDRGIVMTGGGALIRGLDVLLSQETGLPIHVDDDPLTCVVRGTGKILDDEEKYWSVLTT from the coding sequence ATGTTCTGGCCCTTCAGCAAGTCGAATTCGTTCTTCCCGGCGAATGCCATCGCCGTTGACCTTGGCACCGCCAACACGCTGATCTACGTGAAGGGCGAGGGGATCGTGCTCAACGAGCCCTCGGTCGTCGCGCTCGATCGCGAGACGAAGAAGATCAAGGGCGTGGGGCTCGAGGCGAAGCGCATGTTGGGGCGCACGCCCGATGGCATCATGGCCGTGCGGCCGATGAAGGACGGCGTGATCGCCGACTTCGACGTGACGGAAAAGATGCTGCGCTACTTCCTCACGCTCGTCATCGACAAGCATGTCTTCAAGGTGAAGCCGCGCGTGATCGTGTGCGTGCCGAGCGGCATCACCGAAGTGGAGAAGCGCGCGGTGCGCGACTCGGCGCTCGGTGCCGGGGCGAAGGAAGTCTTCATGGTGACCGAGCCGATGGCCGCGGCGATCGGCGTGGGGCTGCCGGTGGAATCGCCGACGGGCAACATGGTCATCGACATCGGCGGCGGCACGACCGAAATCGCCGTCATCGCGCTGAGCGGCATCGTGAGCGATACGAGCATTCGCACCGGTGGTGACGAGCTCGATATCAGCATCGTGCAGTTCATGCGCAAGAACTACAACCTGCTGATCGGTGAGCCGACGGCGGAGCAGATCAAGATCCAGATCGGCTCGGCGTATCCGGTGGGTGAAGAGCGCGAGATGGAAGTGAAGGGGCGCGACCTCGTCTCGGGCATTCCGAAGACGGTGCGTGTGCACTCGAGCGAAATTCGCGAAGCGGTGCAGGAGCCCATTCAGCAGATCGTGGACGCCGTGCGTCGCGCGCTCGAAACCACGCCGCCGGAACTCGCGTCGGACATCGTCGATCGCGGCATCGTGATGACCGGTGGCGGCGCGCTCATTCGCGGGCTCGATGTACTCCTCTCGCAGGAGACCGGGTTGCCGATTCACGTGGACGACGATCCGCTCACGTGCGTGGTGCGCGGCACCGGCAAGATCCTCGACGACGAGGAGAAGTACTGGTCCGTTCTTACCACGTGA
- a CDS encoding NAD(P)-dependent oxidoreductase: MKVLVLSVGSFVPSHAARRLIEDGNAVFELDAREIVRGALGETGARFLLNALTSQWCANRKGSSRDDRFQAVLYVHEPMQTEMADVAPLPSGLAPIVPVSLQAALSFALDHSARFVLASVCGRRRDDLPVIMAAESIVNRFVAEHGLHAGMARLLEVYGPRMPVTGDLSLVGELMEAAVGQQEVALDTELDACHWPVHVQDAVDGVVRLLYSAETRLMTFGGATPYRTRDLIATVEHVARADVPVRVTGEFPIADRRQSAQPLIGEARGALGWRPRTGLHAGIEDFARHDPRYQREVPVTTDR, encoded by the coding sequence ATGAAGGTGCTCGTCCTGTCCGTCGGCAGTTTCGTACCGTCCCACGCCGCCCGGCGTCTCATCGAAGACGGCAATGCCGTTTTTGAACTCGACGCGCGGGAGATCGTGCGCGGCGCCCTTGGCGAAACCGGTGCGCGATTCCTGCTGAATGCGCTGACCAGCCAATGGTGCGCCAACCGGAAAGGGTCATCGCGTGATGACCGATTCCAGGCCGTGCTCTACGTGCACGAGCCGATGCAGACGGAAATGGCCGACGTGGCCCCGTTGCCGAGCGGCCTGGCGCCGATCGTTCCGGTGAGCTTGCAGGCGGCGCTGTCGTTCGCGCTCGATCACTCCGCGCGCTTTGTACTGGCCTCGGTCTGCGGGCGCCGTCGCGACGATCTGCCGGTCATCATGGCCGCGGAGTCCATCGTGAACAGGTTCGTGGCCGAACACGGGCTGCACGCGGGGATGGCGCGCCTGCTCGAGGTCTATGGGCCGCGCATGCCCGTCACGGGCGATCTCTCGCTCGTGGGCGAGTTGATGGAGGCCGCCGTCGGGCAGCAGGAGGTCGCGCTGGACACCGAGCTCGACGCCTGCCACTGGCCCGTGCACGTGCAGGATGCCGTGGATGGCGTCGTCCGCCTGTTGTACAGCGCCGAGACGCGGTTGATGACCTTCGGCGGGGCGACGCCGTATCGCACGCGCGACCTGATCGCGACCGTGGAGCATGTGGCGCGGGCCGATGTGCCGGTGCGGGTCACCGGGGAGTTTCCGATTGCCGATCGCCGCCAGTCGGCGCAGCCGCTGATCGGCGAGGCGCGCGGGGCGCTCGGCTGGCGTCCGCGCACGGGGCTGCACGCGGGAATCGAGGACTTCGCACGGCACGATCCGCGGTACCAGCGCGAGGTTCCGGTCACCACCGATCGGTAG
- the ald gene encoding alanine dehydrogenase produces the protein MRIGVPKEIKTNENRVALVPAGAEALVSAGHEVFIETGAGIGSGFEDADYVAVGAQIVPDAATAWGKAELLMKVKEPIQAEWQFLRPDLTLFTYFHFAADEALTHAHLKSGATCIAYETVEMPNRDLPLLIPMSEVAGRMAVQEGAKYLEKLYGGRGVLLSGVPGVAPAKVVILGGGIVGVNAAKMAAGLGAKVVVLDLSLERLRYLSDVMPANVQLIHSNRHNILEQITTADLVIGGVLIPGAKAPKLVRRADLARMRPGAVIVDVAVDQGGCVETIKPTTHENPTYVVDGIIHYGVANMPGAVPRTSTLALTNATLPYALQLANKGWKQALKDNGALLKGLNMSAGQVTYKGVAEAFGMALADAASFVN, from the coding sequence ATGCGCATCGGCGTACCCAAAGAGATCAAGACGAACGAAAATCGCGTCGCGCTCGTCCCGGCCGGGGCAGAAGCGCTCGTGTCCGCAGGCCATGAGGTGTTCATCGAGACCGGCGCCGGGATTGGCAGCGGGTTCGAAGACGCCGACTACGTCGCGGTTGGTGCCCAGATCGTGCCCGACGCGGCGACCGCGTGGGGCAAGGCCGAATTGCTGATGAAGGTGAAGGAGCCGATCCAGGCCGAGTGGCAGTTCCTGCGCCCGGACCTCACGCTCTTCACCTACTTCCACTTCGCGGCCGACGAAGCGCTCACGCATGCGCACCTGAAGAGCGGCGCGACGTGCATCGCCTATGAGACGGTCGAGATGCCGAATCGCGATCTGCCGCTGCTCATCCCGATGTCGGAAGTCGCCGGCCGCATGGCGGTGCAGGAAGGCGCGAAGTACCTCGAGAAGCTCTATGGCGGGCGCGGCGTGCTGCTGAGCGGCGTGCCGGGCGTGGCGCCGGCCAAGGTGGTCATTCTCGGCGGCGGCATCGTGGGCGTCAACGCGGCCAAGATGGCGGCGGGTCTCGGGGCCAAGGTCGTGGTGCTCGATCTCTCGCTCGAGCGTCTGCGCTATCTCTCGGACGTGATGCCGGCGAACGTGCAGCTGATTCACTCGAACCGGCACAACATTCTCGAGCAGATCACCACGGCCGATCTCGTGATCGGTGGCGTGCTGATTCCGGGCGCGAAGGCACCCAAGCTCGTGCGTCGCGCGGATCTCGCGCGTATGCGTCCGGGCGCGGTGATCGTGGACGTGGCCGTCGATCAGGGCGGCTGTGTGGAAACCATCAAGCCGACGACGCACGAGAACCCGACGTACGTCGTGGATGGCATCATCCACTACGGCGTGGCCAACATGCCGGGCGCCGTGCCGCGCACGTCCACGCTCGCGCTCACCAATGCCACGCTGCCGTACGCGCTGCAACTGGCGAACAAGGGCTGGAAGCAGGCGCTCAAGGACAACGGCGCGCTCCTCAAGGGGCTCAACATGTCGGCCGGTCAGGTGACGTATAAGGGCGTCGCCGAGGCCTTCGGCATGGCGCTGGCCGACGCGGCCTCGTTCGTGAACTGA
- a CDS encoding insulinase family protein — protein sequence MATAVVIAVGVVDAVVAIGADASGAVAPSLHRTDLPNGLTVLSEAVPGARSVAFGAWVRAATLHEQASEMGVSHLLEHMVFKGTRSRTAQQIALSLETLGGSLDAYTEREHTSYQARVLDEHLGEAAHVIGELIFAPLLRPEDLALERKVILEEISMVEDTPDDIIFDVHNRAVWGDHPHGFAILGTRETVKALDIPHLQALHARAYHPGRVVVAASGRVDHEQLLDVLDKAGWMAVPKGDMTPFALDPAEAAGAHAEHVKRKDIAQTHVVLGGQGIAHGDPRRYAFALLDMLIGGGMSSRLFQRVREELGLAYSVHTFSSAFADTGTRGVYLASAPESAQEALDAVREVLRDVSQHGLSPEELAAGKRQLRGQLVLSMEGVSSRMYRAAATALYGEPYRGIDELMALVDAITEEQVREIARDFFDPDRQILVSLGPKAVR from the coding sequence GTGGCGACCGCGGTGGTGATCGCGGTGGGCGTGGTGGACGCGGTGGTCGCGATCGGCGCTGACGCTTCGGGCGCCGTCGCGCCCTCGTTGCACCGCACGGATCTCCCGAATGGACTGACCGTGCTCTCGGAAGCTGTTCCGGGAGCGCGGTCGGTTGCTTTCGGTGCGTGGGTGCGTGCGGCTACGCTGCACGAACAGGCCAGCGAGATGGGCGTGTCGCATCTTCTTGAGCACATGGTGTTCAAGGGGACGCGCTCGCGCACGGCGCAGCAGATCGCGCTGTCGCTGGAGACGCTCGGTGGCTCCCTCGACGCCTATACGGAGCGCGAGCACACCTCGTATCAGGCGCGCGTGCTCGATGAGCATCTCGGCGAAGCCGCGCACGTGATCGGGGAGCTGATCTTCGCGCCGCTGCTGCGTCCCGAGGACCTCGCGCTCGAGCGCAAGGTGATCCTCGAAGAGATCAGCATGGTCGAGGATACGCCCGACGACATCATCTTCGACGTGCACAATCGTGCGGTGTGGGGCGATCATCCCCACGGCTTCGCGATCCTCGGCACGCGCGAGACCGTGAAGGCGCTCGACATCCCGCACCTGCAGGCGCTGCATGCCCGGGCCTATCACCCAGGGCGCGTGGTCGTCGCCGCCTCCGGACGTGTGGACCACGAGCAGCTGCTCGATGTGCTCGACAAGGCCGGATGGATGGCGGTCCCCAAGGGGGACATGACGCCGTTCGCGCTCGATCCGGCCGAAGCGGCGGGCGCCCATGCCGAGCATGTGAAGCGCAAGGACATCGCCCAGACGCATGTGGTGCTGGGCGGGCAGGGGATCGCGCACGGCGATCCGCGGCGCTACGCCTTTGCCCTCCTCGACATGCTGATTGGCGGGGGGATGAGCTCCCGGCTGTTTCAGCGTGTCCGGGAGGAGCTCGGGCTCGCCTACAGCGTGCACACCTTCAGCAGTGCCTTCGCCGACACCGGCACCCGCGGCGTGTACCTCGCCAGCGCCCCGGAATCGGCCCAGGAAGCCCTCGACGCGGTGCGCGAGGTGCTGCGCGACGTATCCCAGCATGGTCTCTCCCCCGAGGAGCTGGCCGCCGGGAAGCGCCAACTTCGTGGACAGCTGGTATTGTCCATGGAGGGGGTCTCGTCGCGGATGTACCGGGCGGCGGCGACCGCCCTGTATGGAGAGCCGTACCGTGGCATCGACGAGCTGATGGCGCTCGTCGATGCCATTACCGAGGAGCAGGTGCGCGAGATTGCGCGCGACTTCTTCGATCCCGATCGACAGATACTCGTCAGTCTCGGCCCCAAGGCCGTACGCTGA
- a CDS encoding polyribonucleotide nucleotidyltransferase yields the protein MHKIERTFAGRPLVIETGRMAKQAAGSAVVTFGETMVLAAVTVSENQSPLPFFPLTVEYKEKTYAAGKIPGGFIKREGRPHDHEILAARIIDRSIRPLFPEGFKNEVQVFIYVISADQENDADVLALVAASFALNASKIPFLGPIAGVRVGRVQGHWVLNPTFQQLAFSDMELVVAGSQDSIVMVEGGALEVSEEDVLESLRLSHDGIRELIGMQKELLAKVQQPKMAWTKAETPEAVATRVKDAASSVIRAALNQKDKHTRIEAVEKAKKDLAEALVVEFPDNAKDIHSVLGDVEYNELRAQVLDTNLRVDGRKPNEVRAISIDSTVLPRAHGSALFTRGQTQALVAATLGTAKDAQRLDSIKEAGEVTRSFMLHYNFPPFSTGEVRPMRGTSRREIGHGNLAERALQGVLPDFADFPYTIRIVSDVLESNGSSSMASVCGGSLALFDAGVPMKAAVAGVAMGLIKEGKKYAILTDILGTEDHLGDMDFKVAGTKDGITSIQMDIKIEGLDLKIMEEALAQAKEGRLHILGEMDKALAAPRGDLSKYAPRIITVQIPVDKIGELIGPKGKNIRGIQEETGAELTVDDDGTVTIAAVGGESMERAKQMVMAITAEPVVGETYEGTVKTVTAFGAFVEIMPGTEALLHVSEMRWERVEKPEDVCKKGDRVTVKLVDRDERGRLRLSMKALLPKPEGMPEQEERPRREEGGERSDRGDRGGDRGGRGGRGGRDRR from the coding sequence ATGCACAAAATCGAGCGGACCTTCGCGGGCCGCCCCCTGGTGATCGAAACCGGGCGCATGGCCAAGCAGGCCGCCGGCTCCGCCGTCGTCACCTTCGGCGAGACGATGGTCCTCGCCGCCGTGACGGTGAGCGAGAACCAGAGCCCCCTCCCGTTCTTCCCCCTCACGGTCGAGTACAAGGAAAAGACCTACGCCGCGGGCAAGATCCCGGGCGGCTTCATCAAGCGCGAAGGGCGCCCGCACGATCATGAGATCCTCGCGGCGCGCATCATCGATCGCTCGATCCGCCCGCTCTTCCCGGAAGGCTTCAAGAACGAAGTCCAGGTCTTCATCTACGTCATCTCCGCCGACCAGGAGAACGATGCCGACGTGCTGGCGCTCGTCGCCGCCTCGTTCGCCCTGAACGCGTCGAAGATTCCGTTCCTCGGCCCCATCGCCGGCGTTCGCGTCGGTCGCGTGCAGGGCCACTGGGTGCTCAACCCGACGTTCCAGCAGCTCGCGTTCTCCGACATGGAGCTCGTGGTCGCCGGTTCGCAGGACTCCATCGTGATGGTGGAAGGCGGCGCGCTCGAAGTGTCCGAAGAGGACGTGCTCGAGTCGCTGCGCCTCTCGCACGACGGGATTCGCGAGCTCATCGGCATGCAGAAGGAGCTGCTCGCCAAGGTGCAGCAGCCCAAGATGGCGTGGACCAAGGCCGAGACGCCGGAAGCCGTCGCGACGCGCGTGAAGGACGCCGCGTCGAGCGTGATCCGTGCCGCGCTCAACCAGAAGGACAAGCACACGCGCATCGAAGCGGTCGAGAAGGCCAAGAAGGACCTGGCCGAAGCGCTCGTCGTGGAGTTCCCCGACAACGCGAAGGACATTCACAGCGTGCTCGGCGACGTGGAGTACAACGAACTCCGCGCGCAGGTGCTCGACACGAATCTCCGCGTTGACGGCCGCAAGCCGAACGAAGTGCGCGCCATCAGCATCGACAGCACCGTGCTGCCGCGCGCGCATGGCTCGGCGCTCTTCACGCGTGGCCAGACGCAGGCGCTCGTCGCCGCGACGCTCGGCACCGCGAAGGACGCGCAGCGCCTCGACTCCATCAAGGAGGCGGGTGAGGTCACGCGGTCGTTCATGCTCCACTACAACTTCCCGCCGTTCTCGACCGGTGAAGTGCGCCCGATGCGCGGCACCAGCCGTCGCGAAATTGGCCACGGCAACCTCGCCGAGCGCGCGCTGCAGGGCGTGCTCCCCGACTTCGCCGACTTCCCGTACACGATCCGCATCGTCTCCGACGTGCTCGAATCGAACGGCTCGTCGTCGATGGCCTCGGTGTGCGGCGGCTCGCTCGCGCTGTTCGATGCCGGCGTGCCGATGAAGGCGGCCGTCGCCGGTGTGGCGATGGGGCTGATCAAGGAAGGCAAGAAGTACGCGATCCTGACCGACATCCTCGGCACCGAAGACCACCTCGGTGACATGGACTTCAAGGTCGCCGGGACGAAGGATGGCATCACGTCCATCCAGATGGACATCAAGATCGAAGGGCTCGATCTCAAGATCATGGAAGAGGCCCTCGCGCAGGCGAAGGAAGGCCGTCTCCATATCCTCGGCGAGATGGACAAGGCGCTGGCCGCCCCGCGTGGCGACCTCTCGAAGTACGCGCCGCGCATCATCACGGTGCAGATCCCGGTCGACAAGATCGGCGAGCTCATCGGCCCGAAGGGCAAGAACATTCGCGGCATCCAGGAAGAGACCGGCGCCGAGCTCACCGTCGATGACGATGGCACGGTCACCATCGCCGCCGTTGGCGGCGAGAGCATGGAGCGCGCGAAGCAGATGGTCATGGCCATCACGGCCGAGCCGGTGGTCGGCGAGACGTACGAAGGCACGGTGAAGACCGTGACCGCCTTCGGCGCGTTCGTCGAGATCATGCCCGGCACCGAAGCGCTGCTGCACGTCTCCGAGATGCGCTGGGAGCGCGTCGAGAAGCCGGAAGATGTCTGCAAGAAGGGCGATCGCGTCACCGTGAAGCTCGTCGATCGTGACGAGCGCGGCCGCCTGCGCCTCTCGATGAAGGCGCTGCTCCCGAAGCCGGAAGGCATGCCGGAGCAGGAAGAGCGCCCGCGTCGTGAAGAAGGCGGCGAGCGTTCGGATCGTGGCGACCGCGGTGGTGATCGCGGTGGGCGTGGTGGACGCGGTGGTCGCGATCGGCGCTGA
- the rpsO gene encoding 30S ribosomal protein S15, producing the protein MAFDKASTIDKYRAHEGDTGSTRVQIAILTERINYLTGHFRTHAKDHHGRRGLRMMIGKRRRLLDYLKRTDVQQYRTLIQDLGIRY; encoded by the coding sequence ATGGCGTTCGACAAGGCTTCCACGATCGACAAGTACCGGGCCCACGAAGGGGACACCGGCTCGACCCGCGTGCAGATCGCGATCCTCACGGAACGGATCAACTACCTGACGGGTCATTTCCGTACGCACGCGAAGGACCATCATGGTCGCCGCGGCCTCCGCATGATGATCGGCAAGCGCCGCCGGCTGCTCGACTATCTGAAGCGTACGGACGTGCAGCAGTACCGCACGCTCATCCAGGACCTTGGAATCCGCTACTAA